A single genomic interval of Adhaeribacter pallidiroseus harbors:
- a CDS encoding DUF4197 domain-containing protein has protein sequence MKTTSVYLLLFFAFFSFNCSGQLIKLPSSGQINNALNKKKPLTSDEVAGGLKEALTQGIAKGATQASQKDGYFGNQLIRIPFPEDVKRVESTLRSVGLGSQVDKFVLSLNRAAEDAAQTAKPIFLGAIRKLTFKDVWNILTGEKDAATQFLRRTTSEELYRAFAPHIQKSLDKTYATKYYSDVMNAYNAIPLTQKVNPNLNDYATKKAMDGLFLLVAQEEANIRENPVARTTDLLKRVFSKQAKS, from the coding sequence ATGAAAACTACTTCCGTATACCTTTTGTTATTTTTCGCCTTTTTTTCTTTTAACTGCTCCGGCCAATTAATTAAACTCCCGAGTTCTGGTCAGATTAACAATGCTTTAAATAAAAAAAAACCGCTTACTTCGGATGAAGTAGCCGGTGGTTTAAAAGAAGCTTTAACGCAAGGTATTGCCAAAGGCGCTACCCAGGCTTCGCAAAAAGACGGTTATTTTGGTAATCAGTTAATACGCATTCCGTTTCCGGAAGATGTTAAACGCGTAGAATCTACTTTACGCAGCGTGGGCTTGGGCAGCCAGGTAGATAAATTTGTGTTGTCGCTGAACCGGGCCGCCGAAGATGCCGCCCAAACCGCCAAACCTATTTTTCTGGGGGCTATCCGGAAATTAACGTTTAAAGACGTCTGGAATATTTTAACCGGCGAAAAAGACGCGGCTACGCAATTTCTGCGTCGTACCACCTCCGAGGAGTTATACCGCGCTTTTGCCCCGCACATTCAGAAATCATTGGATAAAACCTACGCCACCAAGTATTACTCCGACGTGATGAACGCCTACAATGCCATTCCGTTAACGCAGAAAGTAAACCCGAACCTGAACGATTACGCGACTAAAAAAGCGATGGACGGTTTGTTTTTACTCGTAGCCCAGGAAGAAGCCAATATCCGGGAAAACCCCGTTGCCCGTACCACGGATTTATTAAAACGCGTATTCTCCAAACAAGCTAAATCGTAG
- a CDS encoding TonB-dependent receptor — translation MILFFTLIRKNCWLLLLLVAGQALAQGSPDGSFFVRGTVQDGQKAPVPFSSVGLYRSADSSLVTGMSADEAGKFALATKPGTYYVKISMVSYRERIMPNVRVVAQDVDLGALIIKTSAEMLQEVVVQGERSQMELSLDKKVFNVGKDLANQGGTAADILNNVPSVAVDGDGNVSLRGSGSVRILIDGKPSGLVSFKGGSGLQQLQGSSIERVEVITNPSARYEAEGMGGIINIVLKKERKEGINGSFDVITGNPDNFGIGANVNYRRKNLNFFVNYTASYRNAPGRGSLYQEVYRNDSTFITRQRSESKLKGLNNSARAGLDYFFNPKNVLTAAYTYRLSKGKRFSDIEYLDYLSNTTNLQSITNRTQDETETEPNSEYALSYKKSFTREGHELNVDLRFLDNWEKSDQYYGQQTFNPDGNTFNGPYILQRSLNDETEKQLLAQIDYVQPFGKDGKLEAGLRSSSRDMTNNYSLTEQIADGPWNPLDSLTNNFLYEENIHALYGIVGNKSGKFTYQAGLRAEWTGVTTTLKKTNEVNDRSYANLFPSVHLTYDLPKQHALQLSYSRRVRRPQYNDLSPFMTFSDNRNFFSGNPDLNPEFTDAYELGHIKYFDKGSVSSSIYYRYTIDKILRIRRVDAQGYSSTLPENLATEDSYGAEFALSYNPFDWWKIDGSFNFFRAMIDGKNLSEDFQSDTYSWFVRKTSRFTLWKNTDFQLRGNYQAPQQMPQGKQKGIAALDLALSRDILKNNGTLTLNVIDVFNSRRFRSTFEGDNFYTESNSQGRLRQVNLTLNYRLHQAKKVGKGPLEGEN, via the coding sequence ATGATTCTATTTTTTACTTTGATTAGAAAAAATTGCTGGCTGTTATTGCTGCTGGTGGCTGGTCAAGCATTAGCCCAAGGCTCACCCGATGGATCTTTTTTTGTGCGGGGCACCGTGCAGGATGGTCAAAAAGCACCCGTGCCGTTTAGCAGTGTCGGCTTGTACCGGTCCGCAGATTCCAGTTTGGTGACCGGTATGTCGGCGGATGAAGCGGGTAAATTTGCTTTAGCTACGAAGCCCGGCACTTATTATGTAAAAATCAGCATGGTTTCTTACCGCGAACGAATTATGCCGAATGTGCGGGTAGTAGCGCAGGATGTAGATTTGGGTGCATTAATTATTAAAACCAGCGCCGAAATGCTGCAGGAAGTAGTGGTACAAGGCGAACGGAGCCAGATGGAGTTAAGCTTAGATAAAAAAGTATTTAACGTCGGGAAAGATTTAGCCAACCAGGGCGGAACCGCCGCCGATATTTTAAATAACGTACCCTCCGTGGCGGTAGATGGCGACGGTAACGTGAGTTTACGAGGTAGCGGCAGCGTCCGGATTTTGATCGATGGCAAACCTTCGGGTTTAGTAAGTTTTAAAGGCGGGAGCGGTTTGCAGCAACTCCAGGGCAGCAGCATTGAACGCGTCGAAGTCATTACCAATCCCTCGGCCCGCTACGAAGCCGAAGGCATGGGCGGTATTATTAACATTGTGCTTAAAAAAGAACGCAAAGAAGGCATTAACGGCTCCTTCGATGTAATTACCGGTAACCCCGATAATTTCGGGATTGGGGCGAACGTAAACTACCGCCGCAAAAATTTAAATTTTTTCGTGAATTACACCGCGTCCTACCGCAACGCTCCCGGTCGCGGCTCCTTGTACCAGGAAGTGTACCGCAACGACTCCACGTTTATTACCCGCCAACGTTCCGAAAGCAAGCTAAAAGGCTTAAACAACAGTGCCCGGGCGGGATTGGATTACTTTTTCAATCCGAAGAATGTATTAACGGCTGCTTATACCTACCGCCTCAGCAAAGGCAAACGTTTCTCGGATATTGAATACCTGGATTATCTGTCGAATACCACTAATCTACAAAGTATCACCAATCGTACCCAGGACGAAACCGAAACGGAGCCCAACTCGGAATACGCCTTGAGTTACAAAAAAAGTTTTACCCGCGAAGGACACGAGCTAAACGTGGATTTACGCTTTCTGGATAACTGGGAAAAATCAGATCAGTACTACGGGCAGCAAACCTTTAACCCCGATGGCAATACCTTCAACGGGCCGTACATCCTGCAACGCTCACTCAACGATGAAACCGAAAAACAATTATTAGCTCAGATTGATTACGTACAGCCTTTCGGCAAAGACGGGAAACTGGAAGCCGGTTTGCGCAGCAGTTCCCGCGACATGACCAACAATTACTCTTTAACCGAGCAAATTGCCGATGGCCCCTGGAATCCGCTGGATAGTTTAACCAACAACTTTTTGTACGAAGAAAATATTCATGCGCTGTACGGCATTGTGGGCAATAAATCGGGTAAGTTTACCTACCAGGCCGGTTTACGGGCCGAGTGGACTGGCGTAACGACTACCCTCAAAAAAACCAACGAAGTAAACGACCGCAGCTATGCCAACCTGTTTCCGAGCGTGCACCTTACCTACGATTTACCCAAACAACACGCCCTGCAATTAAGTTATAGCCGCCGGGTACGCCGCCCACAATACAACGATTTAAGTCCGTTTATGACATTTAGCGATAACCGTAACTTTTTCAGCGGTAACCCCGATCTAAACCCTGAGTTTACGGATGCGTACGAGTTGGGCCATATTAAGTACTTCGACAAAGGCTCGGTTAGTTCCTCCATCTACTACCGGTATACCATCGATAAAATTTTGCGTATTCGGCGGGTAGATGCGCAAGGTTACTCCAGTACCTTGCCCGAAAACCTGGCTACGGAAGATTCATATGGAGCCGAGTTTGCCTTATCGTATAATCCTTTCGACTGGTGGAAAATAGACGGTAGCTTTAACTTTTTCCGGGCCATGATTGATGGTAAAAATTTAAGCGAAGATTTCCAAAGCGATACATACAGCTGGTTCGTCCGGAAAACCTCGCGGTTCACGCTCTGGAAAAACACGGATTTTCAGTTGCGCGGTAATTACCAGGCGCCGCAGCAAATGCCCCAAGGCAAACAAAAAGGCATTGCGGCATTAGATTTAGCTTTAAGCCGCGATATTTTAAAAAATAACGGCACCCTTACGCTCAATGTAATCGATGTTTTTAACTCCCGCCGGTTCCGGTCTACTTTTGAAGGCGATAATTTCTACACGGAAAGCAATTCGCAAGGGCGTTTACGGCAAGTTAATTTAACGCTTAACTACCGGCTGCACCAAGCTAAGAAGGTAGGCAAAGGACCTTTAGAGGGGGAGAACTAA
- a CDS encoding competence/damage-inducible protein A, giving the protein MQKSNQTPNIVLAEIITIGDEILYGQVVDTNSAFMGAELGKIGIKVKQITSVSDDPTHIVQALDAARTRADVILITGGLGPTKDDLTKTTLAKYFNVGLKLDEQSLADVTEIFKNTVGK; this is encoded by the coding sequence ATGCAGAAATCGAACCAAACCCCTAACATTGTATTGGCCGAAATAATTACCATCGGCGACGAAATTTTATACGGCCAGGTAGTAGACACTAATTCAGCGTTTATGGGCGCGGAACTAGGGAAAATAGGCATTAAAGTAAAACAAATTACCTCCGTATCCGACGACCCAACGCATATTGTGCAGGCTCTGGATGCCGCCCGCACCCGCGCTGACGTTATTTTAATTACCGGCGGCTTAGGACCTACCAAAGATGATTTAACCAAAACCACGCTGGCGAAATACTTTAACGTGGGCTTAAAACTCGACGAACAATCGCTGGCCGATGTAACCGAAATTTTTAAAAATACGGTCGGGAAGTAA
- a CDS encoding alpha/beta hydrolase produces the protein MYTHQKKYITAGKPIEETNKAILFIHGRGASAESILTLSEHLDVADFSLFAPQATNNSWYPYSFMAPEVQNQPALDSAIEILQELLDSILAQGVKSENIYLLGFSQGACLTAEFATRNAQRYGGLIIFTGGLIGQEINTSRYTGDFAGTPVLITTGDPDPHVPVSRVNETIKIMEEKGAKIISKIYPRRPHTILPEEIEFAKSILSTNHSN, from the coding sequence ATGTATACCCATCAAAAAAAATATATTACCGCTGGTAAGCCAATCGAAGAAACTAATAAAGCTATCCTCTTTATTCATGGCCGGGGCGCTTCCGCCGAGAGTATTTTAACTTTAAGCGAGCACTTGGACGTAGCAGATTTTTCGTTGTTTGCCCCGCAAGCCACTAATAACAGTTGGTACCCTTACAGTTTTATGGCCCCGGAAGTGCAAAACCAACCAGCTTTAGATTCCGCAATAGAGATATTGCAGGAACTCCTTGATAGTATTCTGGCTCAAGGAGTCAAAAGTGAAAATATTTATTTATTAGGTTTCTCGCAGGGCGCTTGCTTAACGGCCGAGTTTGCGACCCGAAATGCGCAGCGCTACGGCGGGTTAATCATTTTTACGGGCGGTTTAATCGGGCAGGAAATAAATACCAGCCGTTATACTGGTGACTTTGCCGGCACCCCGGTTCTAATAACTACCGGCGACCCCGATCCGCACGTACCCGTAAGCCGCGTAAACGAAACCATAAAAATTATGGAAGAAAAAGGCGCTAAAATAATTTCTAAAATTTATCCGCGGCGGCCACACACTATTTTGCCGGAAGAAATAGAATTTGCTAAATCGATCCTGAGTACAAATCACTCAAATTAG
- the typA gene encoding translational GTPase TypA, giving the protein MQSIRNIAIIAHVDHGKTTLVDKIIHASKIFDAHQHFDDLILDNNDLERERGITIVSKNVSVRYKDVKINIIDTPGHADFGGEVERVLKMADGVLLLVDAFEGAMPQTRFVLSKAIQLGLKPIVVVNKVDKENCRPDEVHEQVFDLMFNLDATEDQLDFVTLYGSSKQGWMSRDWREKTDNIIPLFDAIIEVIPPAPTREGTPQMQITSLDYSSFVGRIAIGRVHRGTLNEGANMSLCKRDGSIKKVKIKELQVFEGLGKVKVESVSSGEICAITGIEGFDIGDTLADFENPEPLERISIDEPTMNMLFTINNSPFFGKEGKFVTSRHLRDRLFKETEKNLALRVEETDKEDTFLVYGRGILHLSVLIETMRREGYELQVGQPQVLFKDIDDQRHEPIEHLVVDVPEESSGKVIELVTQRKGELTIMEPKGDLQHLEFNIPARGLIGLRNNVLTATAGEAIMNHRFQSYEPYKGTIPGRINGSLIAMENGPGTAYSIDKLQDRGVFFVEPGEDVYMGQVIGEHSRGNDLTVNIQKGKQLTNMRASGSDNNVRIVPKIQFSLEEAMEYIQKDEYLEVTPKSIRMRKIYLDENDRKRYERKED; this is encoded by the coding sequence ATGCAAAGTATTAGAAATATCGCGATTATCGCGCACGTTGACCACGGCAAAACCACGCTCGTCGACAAAATTATTCATGCCTCTAAAATATTTGACGCCCACCAGCATTTCGACGACCTGATTCTGGACAATAACGATCTGGAACGCGAACGTGGTATTACCATTGTTTCTAAAAACGTGTCGGTGCGTTATAAAGATGTAAAAATTAACATTATCGATACCCCGGGTCACGCCGACTTTGGCGGGGAAGTGGAACGCGTTCTAAAAATGGCCGATGGCGTATTGCTGCTGGTGGATGCTTTTGAAGGCGCGATGCCTCAAACCCGATTTGTATTAAGCAAAGCGATTCAGTTGGGTTTAAAACCGATTGTGGTGGTAAACAAGGTAGATAAAGAAAACTGCCGCCCCGACGAAGTACACGAACAGGTATTTGATTTAATGTTTAACCTGGATGCTACCGAAGACCAGTTAGACTTTGTAACCCTGTATGGTTCTTCGAAACAAGGCTGGATGAGCCGCGATTGGCGCGAAAAAACTGACAATATCATACCGTTGTTCGATGCCATTATCGAAGTGATTCCGCCGGCCCCTACCCGCGAAGGTACGCCGCAAATGCAGATTACGTCGTTGGATTATTCTTCGTTTGTGGGCCGGATTGCCATTGGGCGGGTTCACCGCGGTACTTTAAATGAAGGTGCCAACATGAGCTTGTGCAAGCGCGATGGCAGCATTAAAAAAGTAAAAATTAAAGAACTGCAGGTTTTCGAAGGCCTAGGTAAAGTAAAAGTAGAGTCGGTTTCTTCCGGCGAAATCTGCGCTATTACCGGCATCGAAGGTTTTGACATTGGCGATACTTTGGCTGACTTTGAAAATCCGGAACCATTGGAGCGCATTTCCATTGACGAGCCTACCATGAACATGTTGTTTACCATTAACAACTCGCCGTTCTTTGGAAAAGAAGGTAAATTTGTTACTTCGCGCCACTTACGCGACCGCTTATTTAAAGAAACGGAGAAAAACCTGGCTTTGCGGGTAGAAGAAACGGATAAAGAAGATACCTTCCTGGTTTATGGCCGCGGTATTCTGCACTTGTCGGTTTTAATTGAAACCATGCGCCGCGAAGGTTATGAATTACAGGTAGGCCAGCCGCAGGTATTATTTAAAGATATTGACGATCAGCGCCACGAACCGATTGAGCACTTGGTAGTAGACGTACCAGAAGAATCGTCGGGTAAAGTAATTGAGCTGGTAACCCAACGTAAAGGCGAATTAACCATTATGGAGCCGAAAGGCGACTTGCAGCATTTGGAATTTAACATTCCGGCGCGCGGATTAATTGGTTTACGGAATAACGTTTTAACTGCTACGGCTGGTGAGGCTATTATGAACCACCGTTTCCAGAGCTACGAGCCTTACAAAGGTACCATTCCGGGCCGCATCAACGGTTCTTTAATCGCCATGGAAAACGGACCAGGTACGGCTTATTCCATTGATAAACTACAGGATCGGGGTGTATTTTTTGTGGAGCCCGGCGAAGATGTGTACATGGGCCAGGTAATTGGCGAGCACAGCCGCGGCAACGACTTAACCGTGAACATTCAGAAAGGTAAGCAGTTAACCAACATGCGGGCTTCCGGTTCGGATAACAACGTACGCATTGTACCTAAAATCCAGTTTTCCTTGGAAGAAGCCATGGAATACATCCAGAAAGATGAGTACCTCGAAGTAACGCCCAAGAGCATCCGGATGCGAAAAATTTACCTTGACGAAAACGACCGGAAACGGTACGAGCGGAAAGAAGATTGA
- a CDS encoding TonB-dependent receptor: protein MTHSYLPTKLLLCIFSLSLATINPFVTSAQNFALATENIASGGIKGLVRSTDGNPVGFVNIYIKGSNKGAVSSEDGKFHIKNLKEGEYTLVATFIGLEAQEIQIAVTNNETSSAEFTLPKSSQQLTEVMVTATRSKNKTPVTMGKIAIAPLDLPQSVTIVNSQVIADQQASKLSDVIKNVNGVSLGTTRGTTSETFFARGYNLGANNIMRNGARVNSGAIPEASTLEKVEVLKGSAALLYGNVSGGAVINMVTKQPKFEYGGEVSLRAGSYNLWKPIVDVYGPISKNLAFRIIGTYETAESYRKNVESKRLYVNPSLLYKLGAKTEILVQGDYLKADLTPDFGIGTLDSKIPTSISRSSFYNAPWAYNEIEQRTASVNINHQINNSWKLSVMGSNQVFDRDYFSTERIQALANGDWGRKLTRSKIAEDYYTGQVNLTGSFNTGALEHKLLVGTDAERYLNTSNTFNIASLGKDGVYDTINILNPTKFVARTDEPLATNTTRTETPTYRFGSYVQDLIKISEKFKILAGLRWSYQKTVAAKTYDVATDAQTPNATAADRYDRAFSPRVGIVYQPVSNTAFFASYSNNFTPNTGRDIFNENLAPSIIDQYEVGIKNDFFNDKLSANFTLYRIINNNLAQQAQYLADGVTINTDANIKELTGQTTSDGAEIDLSGNLTQGLNFLAGYSYNFMRYTQTSGENGSYKEGERLVSNPAHTANATLFYTLPTSALKGLKVGISGFYTGERNAGWNTTHVVTPKPDGTVERTLNYRLVPVTGFTTLDLSLGYNIKQFSILGKISNITNELNYYVHENYSVNPIPPRQFVTTVSFRF from the coding sequence ATGACCCACTCGTATCTACCTACTAAGCTCCTATTATGTATATTCTCTCTTTCTCTTGCCACTATCAACCCTTTCGTTACTTCTGCGCAGAACTTTGCACTTGCTACTGAAAATATAGCGAGTGGTGGTATTAAAGGATTAGTGCGTTCTACTGATGGTAACCCGGTAGGATTCGTGAATATTTATATAAAAGGCAGTAATAAAGGGGCGGTATCATCAGAAGATGGCAAATTTCACATTAAAAATTTAAAAGAAGGCGAATACACGCTGGTTGCTACTTTTATTGGTTTAGAGGCTCAGGAAATCCAGATTGCGGTTACCAACAACGAAACTAGTTCTGCGGAGTTTACCTTACCTAAAAGCTCGCAGCAATTAACCGAAGTAATGGTTACCGCTACCCGGAGCAAAAACAAAACACCCGTAACGATGGGCAAAATTGCCATCGCGCCCCTGGATTTACCCCAAAGCGTTACCATTGTAAACAGCCAGGTAATCGCCGACCAGCAAGCTTCTAAATTAAGCGATGTTATTAAAAACGTAAACGGCGTTAGTTTAGGCACTACCCGCGGTACTACTTCCGAAACTTTTTTTGCCCGTGGTTATAACTTAGGCGCTAACAATATTATGCGCAACGGAGCCCGGGTAAACAGCGGCGCTATTCCGGAAGCCAGTACTTTAGAAAAAGTAGAAGTTTTGAAAGGCAGCGCGGCTTTACTTTACGGCAACGTAAGCGGTGGCGCGGTAATCAACATGGTTACCAAACAGCCTAAATTTGAATACGGCGGCGAAGTATCGCTCCGGGCCGGTAGCTATAATTTATGGAAGCCCATTGTGGATGTATACGGTCCGATTTCTAAAAACCTGGCCTTCCGGATAATTGGTACTTACGAAACGGCGGAGAGTTACCGCAAGAATGTAGAATCTAAACGGCTTTACGTAAACCCTTCTTTACTTTATAAATTAGGGGCTAAAACCGAAATTTTAGTACAGGGCGATTATTTAAAAGCTGATTTAACCCCGGATTTTGGCATTGGAACATTAGATAGCAAGATTCCTACATCTATTTCTCGCTCCAGTTTTTATAACGCGCCTTGGGCTTATAACGAAATAGAACAACGTACGGCTTCCGTTAATATCAACCACCAAATTAACAACTCCTGGAAGTTGAGCGTAATGGGCTCGAACCAAGTGTTTGATCGTGATTATTTCTCTACGGAACGGATTCAAGCGCTGGCTAACGGAGATTGGGGCCGTAAACTAACCCGCTCCAAAATAGCCGAAGACTACTATACCGGCCAGGTTAATTTAACCGGTAGCTTTAACACGGGAGCTTTGGAACACAAATTATTAGTGGGTACCGATGCCGAAAGATATTTAAATACCTCCAACACTTTTAACATAGCTTCCTTGGGTAAAGATGGCGTATACGATACTATTAATATCCTCAACCCAACTAAGTTTGTAGCCCGCACGGATGAGCCGCTGGCTACTAATACTACCCGCACCGAAACGCCTACTTACCGTTTTGGATCTTACGTGCAGGACTTAATCAAAATTTCAGAGAAATTTAAAATATTAGCTGGTTTGCGTTGGTCGTATCAGAAAACAGTGGCTGCTAAAACTTACGATGTAGCTACCGATGCGCAAACCCCTAACGCTACGGCCGCTGATCGTTACGACCGGGCTTTCTCGCCTCGGGTAGGTATCGTTTACCAGCCGGTTTCTAACACGGCCTTCTTTGCCAGCTATTCTAACAACTTTACGCCTAATACCGGCAGAGATATTTTCAACGAAAACCTGGCTCCTTCTATAATTGATCAATATGAAGTAGGCATTAAGAACGACTTTTTCAACGATAAACTTTCGGCCAACTTTACTTTGTACCGCATCATTAATAATAATTTAGCCCAGCAAGCCCAATACTTGGCCGACGGCGTTACCATTAACACCGATGCAAACATTAAAGAATTAACCGGCCAAACTACCAGCGATGGGGCCGAAATTGATTTAAGTGGTAACCTTACCCAAGGATTAAACTTTTTAGCAGGTTATAGCTATAACTTCATGCGCTATACTCAAACTTCCGGTGAAAATGGCAGCTATAAAGAAGGAGAACGCTTAGTTAGTAATCCGGCGCACACTGCCAATGCTACTTTATTCTACACGCTTCCAACTTCGGCGTTAAAAGGCCTAAAAGTAGGCATATCCGGCTTTTATACCGGAGAACGGAATGCTGGTTGGAATACAACACACGTAGTAACACCCAAGCCTGATGGAACAGTAGAAAGAACTCTAAATTATCGTTTAGTTCCGGTAACCGGATTTACTACCTTGGATTTAAGCTTAGGATACAACATCAAGCAGTTCTCTATATTGGGTAAAATATCCAACATTACGAATGAACTGAATTACTATGTACACGAAAATTACAGCGTGAACCCGATTCCACCGCGTCAGTTTGTGACTACTGTATCTTTTCGGTTTTAA
- a CDS encoding erythromycin esterase family protein, translated as MAKNKLPYYPLENTQSLDVLLDAIGDARFVLLGKASHGTSEYYTWRTAISRRLITEKNFNFIAVEGDWPDCYLVNRFIKGYPEAGTSVHDVLKNFTRWPTWMWGNWEVAALVEWLREHNQNQLIDKKAGFYGLDVYSLWDSLEQIVQYLEQNDGTTVEAAKKAFRCFGPFGDDPQAYAEAIAFVDKGCENEVLEILQKISANAPQFSSDREANFGAEQNALVAVNAEKYYRAMIRSGGSSWNVRDRHMMQTLNRLMTLHGPDAKAIIWEHNTHIGDARATNMARSGMVNIGQLVREEHGRENAFLVGFGSYWGTAMAGRQWGAAMQKMEVPRAKPKSWEAHLHHAGPGDKLLFSEELRELEELQKPIGHRAIGVVYNPEFEAFGNYVPSRLPERYDAFLFIDETEAVYPLHNYRDAHQPPELYPWGT; from the coding sequence ATGGCAAAAAATAAACTACCGTATTACCCGCTCGAAAATACCCAAAGTCTGGATGTGTTACTGGATGCTATCGGCGATGCCCGCTTTGTTTTACTAGGCAAAGCGTCGCACGGCACTTCCGAATATTATACCTGGCGCACGGCCATCTCGCGACGTTTGATAACCGAGAAAAATTTTAATTTTATTGCCGTAGAAGGCGACTGGCCGGATTGTTACCTGGTAAACCGGTTTATAAAGGGCTACCCCGAGGCGGGTACAAGCGTACACGATGTTTTAAAAAATTTTACCCGCTGGCCCACCTGGATGTGGGGTAACTGGGAAGTAGCTGCTCTGGTAGAATGGCTGCGCGAACACAATCAAAATCAACTTATTGATAAAAAAGCCGGGTTTTACGGCCTGGATGTTTATAGCCTCTGGGATTCGCTGGAGCAAATTGTGCAGTACCTGGAGCAAAATGATGGCACTACCGTGGAAGCCGCCAAAAAAGCGTTTCGCTGTTTTGGACCCTTCGGCGACGATCCGCAGGCTTACGCCGAAGCCATTGCTTTTGTAGATAAAGGCTGCGAAAACGAAGTATTGGAAATACTGCAAAAAATCAGCGCCAACGCCCCGCAATTTTCCAGCGACCGGGAAGCTAATTTTGGTGCCGAGCAAAATGCCCTGGTAGCCGTAAATGCCGAGAAATATTACCGCGCCATGATCCGGAGCGGCGGCAGTTCCTGGAACGTGCGCGACCGCCACATGATGCAAACCCTGAATCGCCTGATGACCTTACACGGTCCGGATGCCAAAGCCATAATTTGGGAACACAACACACACATTGGCGATGCGCGCGCCACCAATATGGCCCGCAGCGGCATGGTTAACATCGGGCAGTTAGTCCGGGAAGAACACGGCCGGGAAAATGCGTTTCTGGTAGGTTTCGGTTCGTACTGGGGTACGGCAATGGCCGGCCGGCAATGGGGCGCCGCCATGCAAAAAATGGAAGTACCGCGGGCTAAACCCAAAAGTTGGGAAGCGCACCTGCATCACGCGGGTCCCGGCGACAAATTACTGTTCAGTGAAGAATTGCGGGAACTGGAAGAATTACAAAAACCCATTGGTCATCGGGCTATTGGGGTGGTATATAACCCCGAGTTCGAAGCTTTCGGCAATTACGTTCCTTCCCGCCTGCCGGAGCGCTACGATGCTTTCTTGTTTATTGATGAAACAGAAGCGGTATATCCCCTGCACAATTACCGCGATGCGCATCAGCCACCGGAACTATACCCTTGGGGAACCTAG
- the msrB gene encoding peptide-methionine (R)-S-oxide reductase MsrB: MKVVLYGIAALLLSVTACAQHTEKAPAGETTAESGQAPVPTQKVNSLNKAGQPAKIKKSNAEWKAILTPEQYYVMREKGTERAFSGKYDHNVDHGIYKCAACGLELFSSETKFDSGTGWPSFYKPLNNKNVKEKRDMSDGMIRTEVLCNRCDGHLGHVFDDGPKPTGLRYCLNSVSLAFEKK; the protein is encoded by the coding sequence ATGAAAGTTGTTTTATATGGCATTGCGGCGCTTTTACTCTCGGTAACAGCGTGCGCCCAACATACCGAAAAAGCCCCCGCCGGCGAAACTACCGCTGAGTCTGGACAGGCACCGGTACCCACCCAAAAAGTGAATAGTTTAAATAAAGCCGGACAGCCCGCTAAAATTAAAAAATCCAATGCCGAATGGAAAGCCATTCTAACGCCGGAACAATATTACGTAATGCGTGAAAAAGGCACCGAACGGGCTTTCAGTGGAAAATACGATCATAACGTAGACCACGGCATTTACAAATGCGCCGCCTGCGGTCTGGAATTGTTTTCTTCCGAAACCAAGTTTGATTCCGGTACCGGCTGGCCTAGTTTCTACAAACCGTTGAATAACAAAAATGTAAAAGAAAAGCGCGACATGAGCGATGGTATGATTCGCACGGAAGTATTGTGTAACCGTTGCGATGGTCACTTAGGCCACGTGTTCGACGATGGTCCCAAACCAACCGGCTTGCGCTACTGTCTTAATTCAGTTTCGTTGGCTTTCGAGAAAAAGTAG